GGCGGCTGGAACGCGGCAACACAGAGGCCAGATGTACTATTTCTGCTCCGCCAAGTGCGAGGAGCGGTTCGCTGCCGAACCTGAGCGTTGGCTGAACCCAGCCGAGCGCGGCGCGACGGATACGGAAGCCGGCGAAAAGGCTGCGACCTACACCTGCCCCATGCATCCCGAAGTCGTTCAGCAAGGTCCCGGTGCCTGCCCTGTCTGCGGCATGGCCCTTGAGCCTCTGATGCCGACCGCCGAAGAGGAGGAGAGCGAAGAGTACCTGGATATGCGCCGCCGCTTCCTCTACAGCCTCATACTCACCGTTCCCGTTTTCATTATCGCCATGGGCCACATGATTCCGGCCTTTGGGCATATCATCCCCACCCGAACCGCCAACTGGATTCAGTTCATCCTCGCCACACCCATCGTGTTATGGGGCGGGTGGGTATTCTTCGTTCGCGGCTGGCAGTCCCTGGTCAGCCGCAATCTCAACATGTTCACCCTCATTGCCCTCGGAACCGGCGTCGCCTGGGTCTACAGCGTCGTTGCGGTGTTTGCTCCTGGGGTATTCCCACCCTCCTTCCGGGATGCCTCCGGCGAGGTTGCCGTTTACTTCGAGGCGGCGGCCGTCATCGTTGCCTTGGTCCTCCTGGGTCAGGTCCTGGAACTGAGAGCCCGCAGCCGAACCGGTGCGGCCATCCGCGCCCTGCTGGGGCTGGCCCCCAAAACCGCCCGACGTCTGCGGGACGACGGTACGGAAGAGGATGTCCCCCTGGAAGAAGTTCGAAAGGGGGACTTGTTGCGCATCCGCCCGGGAGAAAAGGTCCCGGTGGACGGAACCGTTGATGAGGGGAGCAGCTCCGTGGACGAGTCGATGATCACCGGCGAGCCGATCCCGGTGGAGAAGAAATCCGGTGATCGGCTGATCGGCGCCACCGTCAACGGCAACGGCTCCCTGGTGATGCGGGCCGAACGGGTGGGGGCCGAGACTGTGCTTGCCCAGATCGTGCAGATGGTGGCGGCCGCCCAGCGCAGCAGGGCGCCGATCCAGAAACTGGCCGACCGGGTCGCCGCCTGGTTCGTGCCGATCGTTGTGGCCATCGCAGCCCTGTCTTTTATCGTCTGGGGAATCTGGGGACCCGAGCCCCGCAT
This DNA window, taken from Desulfuromonadales bacterium, encodes the following:
- a CDS encoding HAD-IC family P-type ATPase, which encodes MTDPVCGMDIAPEKAAGTRQHRGQMYYFCSAKCEERFAAEPERWLNPAERGATDTEAGEKAATYTCPMHPEVVQQGPGACPVCGMALEPLMPTAEEEESEEYLDMRRRFLYSLILTVPVFIIAMGHMIPAFGHIIPTRTANWIQFILATPIVLWGGWVFFVRGWQSLVSRNLNMFTLIALGTGVAWVYSVVAVFAPGVFPPSFRDASGEVAVYFEAAAVIVALVLLGQVLELRARSRTGAAIRALLGLAPKTARRLRDDGTEEDVPLEEVRKGDLLRIRPGEKVPVDGTVDEGSSSVDESMITGEPIPVEKKSGDRLIGATVNGNGSLVMRAERVGAETVLAQIVQMVAAAQRSRAPIQKLADRVAAWFVPIVVAIAALSFIVWGIWGPEPRMAYAIVNAVAVLIIACPCALGLATPMSIMVATGRGAQMGVLFKNAEAIEVLRQVDTLVVDKTG